The Priestia megaterium NBRC 15308 = ATCC 14581 region TGACAAAATACTTTCCATTTCATCATGAATTATTTTACGGCCTGCTTCCTCCTCCTCTTTCAGAAAAAAGCGTTCTTATCTCCTCGATAAGAACGCTTTTTTTAGTTCATTTTCTCAATTTCATTTACAAGAATTGAAATGGCATCCGTTTTTGTTGCTTCACGCATTGTACGCTTCATCGTACTTGCCTGCTGCTGAAGCTCATTTACTTCACGCAAAAACACTTCTTTTGTTAACTGTTCTTCTTCCACAACCATACAGTAGCCTTTTTTCTTAAAGGACTGTGCATTTAAAATTTGATCTCCCCGGCTTTGTGCTTTTGACAAAGGAATAATCATCATCGGTTTATGAAGGGCTAAAAACTCAAAGATAGCATTTGATCCGCCGCGTGTAATCACATAATCAGTGGCCGCTAGAACATCTGGAAGCTGTTCATTTACATATTCTAACTGACGGTAGCCCGACTCTTTTTCAAGGCTTGTATCAACATTGCCTTTTCCGCACAGGTGTACAATTTGAAATTTCTTTTGCAGTTCAGGCAAGGACTCTCGAACAATTTCATTGATGCGACGTGCTCCTAAACTTCCGCCCATAATGGTTAAAATTGGGCGCTTATCATAAAAGCGAAGCCAGCTTTCCCCGTTCGCTGCGCTTCCGCTAAATAATTCTTTTCGAATAGGTGAACCAACAACCTGCACTTTTTCTTTTGGAAAATAGTTTGCCGCTTCATCAAAAGAAGTGAAAATTTTAGTGGCAAATTTCTGCGCAATTTTATTTGCCAGTCCCGGTGTTAAATCACTTTCATGAATGAACACGGGAATGTTTAGCGATTTAGCAGCCATTACAACAGGAACTGTGACAAAACCGCCTTTTGAAAACACAAGAGAAGGCTTTAACTTTTTCAGCACGCGACGTGCATCGCCAACTCCTTTTGCTACTCGAAATACATCTTTTACATTTTCCATATCTACGTATCG contains the following coding sequences:
- a CDS encoding undecaprenyldiphospho-muramoylpentapeptide beta-N-acetylglucosaminyltransferase, producing the protein MSKQVIVFTGGGTAGHVTPNIAIMKELDSEKWDIHYVGSHNGIEKELITKLNVPYHAISSGKLRRYVDMENVKDVFRVAKGVGDARRVLKKLKPSLVFSKGGFVTVPVVMAAKSLNIPVFIHESDLTPGLANKIAQKFATKIFTSFDEAANYFPKEKVQVVGSPIRKELFSGSAANGESWLRFYDKRPILTIMGGSLGARRINEIVRESLPELQKKFQIVHLCGKGNVDTSLEKESGYRQLEYVNEQLPDVLAATDYVITRGGSNAIFEFLALHKPMMIIPLSKAQSRGDQILNAQSFKKKGYCMVVEEEQLTKEVFLREVNELQQQASTMKRTMREATKTDAISILVNEIEKMN